CGTCGCCGTCAAGTGGCCTAGTCGTGGGTAACGACAGCTCCGCAATGCGTGAATAATCTGCTGTGATTGGGCACTCGCTAGGGCGAGTGCCCATTTTTTTTTGACATGACCATCAACTTGGGCAAGCGGGGCAAAGCTGGAGGGAGAATCCCACGGGTAGCTTCTTGAGAGTGATATTTAGAAAAGGTTTGAATTGTATATGGATTTGCTAGGTTATTAACCCAAGAGGGGGAATTTCTCCCTTTTCTAGCTAAACTGGTAAAAACAGTCGGAGGATTTGCGCCTTCCGCCGGATATTGATTCAAGCGTATTTCCAATGCTTTTCGTACAATACAGGCATACACACATGGCCAGTTGGGGAATTGCTAGGGCGGATGGCAGGCAACAGTGGCGGTGTGAATCTATTCTGGTCGTTATGTTCATTCATCGGCAAATATTTTCGTGTAATTCCTGGTCGATAGCCGCCATTTGCTGGCGGGTCTGGGTTGTTATTTGCCTTCTGGGGAGCCAGGGCGCCGCAGCGGCGGTAGCGGGACCGATTTTGGTGGTGGACTATTCCTACGATACAACTGGCTTTTTTAATGATCCCCAACGGCGTGAAGCGTTGACCGTTGCTCTTGATAGTGTAAATCGCTGGACTGATCAATTGACGGCCATTGTGCCAGAGGGGGGAAATACCTGGACCGGCGTGATTGTCCGGCCAGATACCGGCATCGGCGCGTTTTTGCCGGGAGAGTCCCTCTCCGTCCCGGCTAATGTCATCCGCGTGTATGTGGGCGCGCGCAATTTGGGGACCAATTTTCTCGCTTCCGCGGATCGGGCGTTTAGTATCGCCTCTGGCACTCCCGCTTGGGTGGATACCGTGCGCTATCGGGGACAGGCGGGAACGGCGACCAACAGCGATTTTAGCCCCTGGGGGGGAACAATCACATTTAATCCTAACTTTTCTTGGTATGCCGGAGACGACGGGCAATCCATTCCGGCGGATAGTTACGACCTGTTTACCGTCGCCGCGCATGAGATGGCCCATCTGCTGGGCTTTGGCACGGCGGAGTCATTTAACGCGCAAATTACCAATGGCAACTTTACGGGACCGGCCGCGCTCGCCGTCGGCAGTCCGAATAATCCCTCCCTTGCCGTGGCCGCCGATGGCGACCATTGGGCGGGAGTCACGGCGTCGACCGTGGCGGGCCAGCCCGCAAATTCGCTGTTGAATGCGATCATCGGCCCGGGACAGCGGCTGCGCCTGACCGACCTGGACGCCGCGGTGTTGGATGATCTGGGCTGGGATCCCGCCATCAGGGGAGACGCGGACCGCGACGGCGATGTGGATTTTGAGGATATGTTCACGCTGGTTAATGAATACGGCAGACAGCACGCCGGTTGGTCGCACGGGGATAATGACGGGGATGGCGTGGTGGGATTTGCCGACGCCTTTGAAGCGACAAATAATTACGGCGGAGGTGCCGGGGCGATCAGCGCAAGCAGCCCAGTCCCCGAACCAGCGGCTTATGTGGCTTGGGGTTTGGCGGCGGGATGGGCCGCCTGGGCGTGGTCGGCCGCGGCCGGGGGCAAGCAGGTTGGATATATCGGCAGCTAGTATCCAGGATATCAGGAGTCTCTAGCATGGAGTCCAAAAAGAACATGAAATCCACGATGAGAACCGCTGATAGCGGCCGCGCGCCGCGATTCGATTTACCCGCGGGGCAAGCGGGCTTTACCCTGGTTGAACTGCTGGTCGTGATTTTTATCATCGGGCTATTGGTGGCGCTCTTGCTCCCCGCGGTCAGCAAAGCGCGCGAGGCTGGCCGCCGCGTTCAGTGTCTCAATAACCTCAAGCAAATCGGCGTGGGAATGAACGTCCACATCAACACCCACAAGGCGCTCCCCACGGGTACCATTCAGCCCTATTATCGCTATCATGGCTATCTATTTTGGCGGGATATTTTGCCATTCATGGAACAAAACGAAGTCTTTAAAATTATTAAAAAATATGAAGGGCACGAGGAACGGGGCGCGCCCCTCAATCCCTCGATTCGACTCAAACTTAACGGCGTAGGCGTTAATTGGTTGAGTTGCCCCTCTTCCCCCTGGCCCAAGATGATTTATTACCCCCGGGCGCCCGATTATGGCGTTTACACCGATGTGGAATTGCAGGCCTCCGACTATGCGGGCGTATCGGGATCGGTCGAAGGGAAGCAATCGGTGGTCTTTGGTGGCACGGTCCGGGCCAGTTCAGGTGTGCTGCACACCTATGTCGAGGACGGAACATACCAGCATAATGAACTAAAGAATGGTTGGCGCGGCCGCCAACCCGGCATCAAGCCGCGGGAAATCACCGACGGCCTCTCCCGGACGCTGATGGTGGCGGAAGCCTCCGGGGAAATGCTGCACCCGGATGATCCCGCCCCCAAAACTGGGCGAACATCGGATTATTTCTTGCAAGGTTGTTGCTGCGCCGATTGGCAGCCCACTTGCCATCGCGGACTCATGACCGTGCGGCACCCCATCGGCACGTTTGACGCCAGCGCGGTCGGCACGGGCAATGTTGGTGCTCCCCACCAACCGATTAACTCCATGCATCCCATCGGCGGCTGCGTGGTCCTGTGCGACGGCTCCACGCATTTTTTAAATGACCAGACAAACATCAAAGTCCTCTATCACCTGGCCGATCGCAATGACGGCTTTAGCGTGGGTGACTATGGAGCAGGCAAATAATTTGTGGCTGGCAAGCAGGGCAGCCGTAGCCGCAACGACGGTGGGCACCAGCAGTCGTTGCGGCCGCTGCGTTTGGTTTTCACTGGTATAATATTTAGCTTTTTTAGCGGAGCCTAGCGCGTGCCAGATACTCGCTTAACAATCGCCGAATTTTACTGCCGCTCGATTAGTTGGGGGATCTGCTTTTTGATTATCTCCTGCCTTTGTGGCTGCGGAAATAATCTGGCCGTGGTAACAGGTACTGTCACTCTGCAGGGTAAACCGCTGGCAGGAGCCATGATCTCCTTTAATAATCCCGACACCGGGATGTCCCGTGAATTTAAAATAAAACCTGATGGCACTTATGAGGTCAAAATTTTGGAGGGAAAAGGCCTCCCCCCCGGCAAATACCTGGTGGCGGTTCACCCCCATTATTCGCATATCCCGCCTAATCCCGGCCCGGATGGCCAAATACGTTCTGATAACCCAATCGATCTCATCCCGCCTAAATATCGCAATTATCAAACCAGCGATTTAGTGCTGGATCTTCCCCCCGAGGGGAAAGTTTTTGATGTCACGGTGCCAGTCAAGTAGCAATCTACCAAAGATTCCCGCTACGAATAAAGGTGGGCTTATTAACTGGGCCAAGCCAGGGAGCTTTTGGCCCATGGGTCAAGCGGCCGATCGTGTTACTTTTTTATGCTTTTGAGATGCTTGCGGCGGTACAGCGTGGGAGAGATGCCCAGCGCCCGGCGAAAGTTGCGAAGCAAATGGTCGGAATTTGCAAAGCCGCAAGCCTTGGCGACCTCGGGCATTGATAAGCGGGAATACAAGAGCAGGTTTTGGGCGTGTTGCAGGCGGATGCGGCGGATTTCTTCGGCGGGAGAGCGTCGCAGATACTTCATAAGTCCCTGTTCCAGGGCGCGGCGGCACAGCGGCACATGACGCAAAATATCCTTGACGGTGATCCCCTTGATCGCATGCTCGCGAATGAAACGGATCGCCTGCGATAACAGGGGATCGTCGATAGCCACGGAATCCGTCGAATGCCGCACCGTCACGCTAATGGGATCAACCAAGAGGGGTTCGGGAGGAACGGCAGCACCCTCGATTAATTCCTTTAAGAGGTTTGCCGCTTGATAACCCACTTGTTCCCCCGGTAAGTCCACGGAGGACAGGGGCGGCTTGGCCGTGCCGCACATCACTTCATCATAATCCCCCGCCAAGATCGCCAACTCTTCCGGCAAGGCTAAACCGGCGATGTGGCAGGCCTCGGTCACTTGATGCGCGCAAATCGCGTCCCAGCATAACACCCCCGCGGGTTTCGGCAGGCTTTTGAGCCACTGCACCAGATGCTCCAACTGCTCTTCCCACGCTTGCCGCGTTTTATACCGCTGCTTGGACTGATGGCTGCTGCAATCGTAACCCAGCTTTAGTAATTCATGGGCGTAGCACTGGCCCAGGTCGTCGGCTTGGCCGGGGCGAAAAACCGTGCAGCCTGCATAGGCAAAGTTGGCCAGTCCCAATTCGCGAAAATGCTCGATCGCCAGGCGGGCGACAGTTCGGGGATTGGGAATGCAGCGGGCAAACTGGCCAGCGCCAAAATTTGTCCACGACACATTCACCACCGGACCGCCAAACTCTAACAGCTCTTCGGCGATTTGCGCACTGCTCACACGGGCAATGACGCCATCCCCATGCCATGGACGGGGAAGGCAAAAACGGTCAAAATTTCCCCACGGTTGGAGATACAAACTCCAATTTTCGTGAGTGTCGTTGAATTGGCGAATACCGCGAATGATCCCCCGGCCCCAGGAGGTGGCGGTATCAATTAACAAGGCGATACGCTTGGCCTGTTGCATCGCGCGTTCCGGTCTGCAAAGTACAAATTTGTCCCCTTTTACCACATGATTAATGTAATCCGGCGGCAAGCCGTGGGCAACAAAAAAATCCGCCTTTATATCTTTGCGGAAAGACGCAAAAGAAGTGGAAATGGTTATGGAAATATAATGATCTAGTGAGCGCTACGCGGGTGGAAACGAATTTGCAACATACTACAAGGACTGAGCTAGTTGCACGGGTGGATTCTCTGGCAACGCCAATAACGTTGCTAATTGATCCAAATACCAAAGCACAAATTGCTTCACATTCTTTTCCATTTGCGGGGAATAAGGCCCGGGCTGGTAATAATGGGAATTGACCCCATGCTGCTGGGCCTGGCAAAGCTCCCAATCCTGTTCGCTGGTTTTTTGCCAAAATGGCAATAACCGGGCCAGGGTGTAGTCTTTGTCCTGCTGGGCCGTATCCCGCACCAACCAACTGACGCGGATCCGGGTGGAGTCGGGGGAAACGGGCAGGACCTGGGTGGCAACCGCATGGTCACTGTTGGCGTGGCACCAGTAATTGGGAAACGTGGTGATCCGGGCGGTTCCGGCGTCATAGGTCAAGAGCTTGCCCAGACGCGGCGCGACAGGCTGGCCATCCAGGCTTTCGGTTAAAAATCCTTCTTTGAGGGGAGTGCGGTTTGCCCGATACCACTCTCCCGACATATCGGAAGAGTAATTTGCCTGATGGCTGGCAACACCGGCGGTTTGCCAGTTATCGCGCGCGGCGGATAATCGCATGGCAAGTTCGCGCTGGGGATCTCCGCGATCACGCTCCACGTCATACGTGGCGGAGGTGTATTCCGGATGATTGGCCAGGCAATGGTAACATTCGCGGTTATTTTCGATAATAAGCTTCCAATTCGCGGGGACCAAATACTCTATGCAATGGGCGACCTTGGTATTGGGCAAATCGTGGGGGAGCAATTCCGCCGCGAGCGCGGCGCGGGCCGGGGCAAAATCCGGCGGATTTTGCCCCAAATGCATAAAGACCAGCCCCGCGACTTCTTCCATGCGCACCGGCAGTAACCCATGATCGCGCGGATCAAACCCCAGCCCCATGCCGGGAGAGGA
This portion of the Pirellulales bacterium genome encodes:
- a CDS encoding aromatic ring-hydroxylating dioxygenase subunit alpha translates to MADSLENPCLTPTSRTALAACLRTVRDGYSLPREYYTSTEVFEWDRLAVWQSGWLFAAHLCELREPGSFVVVNLFNDSILVWHDPQHGLSAYHNICRHRGMRICADSAGQRSSWTCPYHRWSYGGGGKLISSPGMGLGFDPRDHGLLPVRMEEVAGLVFMHLGQNPPDFAPARAALAAELLPHDLPNTKVAHCIEYLVPANWKLIIENNRECYHCLANHPEYTSATYDVERDRGDPQRELAMRLSAARDNWQTAGVASHQANYSSDMSGEWYRANRTPLKEGFLTESLDGQPVAPRLGKLLTYDAGTARITTFPNYWCHANSDHAVATQVLPVSPDSTRIRVSWLVRDTAQQDKDYTLARLLPFWQKTSEQDWELCQAQQHGVNSHYYQPGPYSPQMEKNVKQFVLWYLDQLATLLALPENPPVQLAQSL
- a CDS encoding carboxypeptidase-like regulatory domain-containing protein; its protein translation is MPDTRLTIAEFYCRSISWGICFLIISCLCGCGNNLAVVTGTVTLQGKPLAGAMISFNNPDTGMSREFKIKPDGTYEVKILEGKGLPPGKYLVAVHPHYSHIPPNPGPDGQIRSDNPIDLIPPKYRNYQTSDLVLDLPPEGKVFDVTVPVK
- a CDS encoding DUF1559 domain-containing protein, translating into MESKKNMKSTMRTADSGRAPRFDLPAGQAGFTLVELLVVIFIIGLLVALLLPAVSKAREAGRRVQCLNNLKQIGVGMNVHINTHKALPTGTIQPYYRYHGYLFWRDILPFMEQNEVFKIIKKYEGHEERGAPLNPSIRLKLNGVGVNWLSCPSSPWPKMIYYPRAPDYGVYTDVELQASDYAGVSGSVEGKQSVVFGGTVRASSGVLHTYVEDGTYQHNELKNGWRGRQPGIKPREITDGLSRTLMVAEASGEMLHPDDPAPKTGRTSDYFLQGCCCADWQPTCHRGLMTVRHPIGTFDASAVGTGNVGAPHQPINSMHPIGGCVVLCDGSTHFLNDQTNIKVLYHLADRNDGFSVGDYGAGK
- a CDS encoding substrate-binding domain-containing protein, with protein sequence MQQAKRIALLIDTATSWGRGIIRGIRQFNDTHENWSLYLQPWGNFDRFCLPRPWHGDGVIARVSSAQIAEELLEFGGPVVNVSWTNFGAGQFARCIPNPRTVARLAIEHFRELGLANFAYAGCTVFRPGQADDLGQCYAHELLKLGYDCSSHQSKQRYKTRQAWEEQLEHLVQWLKSLPKPAGVLCWDAICAHQVTEACHIAGLALPEELAILAGDYDEVMCGTAKPPLSSVDLPGEQVGYQAANLLKELIEGAAVPPEPLLVDPISVTVRHSTDSVAIDDPLLSQAIRFIREHAIKGITVKDILRHVPLCRRALEQGLMKYLRRSPAEEIRRIRLQHAQNLLLYSRLSMPEVAKACGFANSDHLLRNFRRALGISPTLYRRKHLKSIKK